A window of the Brassica napus cultivar Da-Ae chromosome C5, Da-Ae, whole genome shotgun sequence genome harbors these coding sequences:
- the LOC106426459 gene encoding LOW QUALITY PROTEIN: polyadenylate-binding protein-interacting protein 11 (The sequence of the model RefSeq protein was modified relative to this genomic sequence to represent the inferred CDS: deleted 2 bases in 1 codon) — protein sequence MAVVESGDSGAVVQPTSSPTSQDSDDQKSRIELGDEEGLYSKIGSHPEGSDGGESYKREMRELQELFSKLNPMAAEFVPPSLSKQANAGSFFPGAGNVPLEVNAYGNDNGGFRLKKSFGQGKRRMNARTSMAQRDDVIRRTVYVSDLDQQVTEEQLAGLFVSCGQVVDCRICGDPNSVLRFAFIEFTDEEGAMTALNLSGTMLGFYPVKVLPSKTAIAPVNPTFLPRTEDEREMCARTIYCTNIDKKVTQSDVKIFFESFCGEVLRLRLLGDYQHSTRIAFVEFVMVSTLFMLPTLSVDFLDERLVHKMSITFVSLQQAESAIAALNCSGVVLGSLPIRVSPSKTPVRPRSPRHPMH from the exons ATGGCGGTTGTTGAGAGTGGAGATTCAGGAGCCGTGGTCCAGCCGACGTCTTCGCCCACAAGTCAAGATTCCGATGATCAGAAGTCAAGGATCGAGCTTGGGGATGAGGAGGGCCTGTACAGCAAGATCGGATCCCATCCCGAGGGGTCAGATGGTGGGGAGAGCTACAAGCGTGAGATGAGGGAGCTCCAGGAGCTTTTCTCGAAGCTCAATCCCATGGCTGCTGAGTTTGTTCCTCCCTCCCTCTCCAAACAAGCCAACGCTGGCTCCTTTTTCCCTGGCGCCGGAAATGTCCCCCTTGAAGTCAACGCCTACGGTAACGACAACGGCGGTTTCCGACTG AAGAAGAGCTTTGGTCAAGGGAAACGGAGGATGAATGCTCGCACAAGCATGGCTCAGCGAGATGATGTCATCCGAAGAACCGTCTACGTCTCTGATCTCGATCAACAG GTCACTGAAGAGCAGCTTGCTGGTTTGTTTGTTAGCTGTGGACAg GTTGTTGATTGCCGCATATGTGGTGACCCAAACTCAGTTCTTCGTTTTGCTTTCATTGAATTCACTGATGAAG AGGGAGCGATGACTGCTCTGAATCTCTCTGGGACTATGTTGGGATTCTATCCTGTGAAAGTCCTGCCCTCTAAAACAGCTATTGCACCCGTTAACCCGACTTTCTTGCCCAGG ACTGAAGATGAGCGAGAGATGTGTGCTAGAACTATCTATTGCACTAACATTGACAAGAAG GTTACTCAATCAGACGTGAAGATCTTCTTCGAATCCTTCTGTGGAGAG GTTCTCCGTCTGAGGCTCCTTGGCGATTATCAACACTCGACTCGTATTGCTTTTGTAGAGTTCGTGATGGTAAGCACATTATTTATGCTTCCTACTCTCTCTGTAGACTTTCTTGATGAGCGCTTAGTGCACAAAATGAGTATT ACCTTTGTTTCTTTACAACAGGCAGAAAGCGCGATAGCAGCTCTCAACTGCAGTGGAGTTGTTCTAGGCTCTTTACCGATAAG GGTGAGTCCTTCAAAGACACCTGTTCGTCCCAGATCACCCAGGCATCCAATGCATTGA